The segment AATCTTCATCGTGGGCGGCTGGATCGTTCTCTGGTCAGCAATCTTGACATCTACCCTACGTTTTTGGCTGCGGCAGGAATTGACATGCCGGAGAGTTCAAAAAGACCGGGGATTAATCTGCTGGCCAAACTGAACGGGAATGATCGTTTAAAGCGCCGCGCTGTCTTTTCCGAACTAGGGACAGCGGTTATGGTACGCACTGGCACCTGGAAGTTGGTATATGATCCGCAAGCCGGAGGTATCCAATATTTGTTTAATCTAGCCAACGATCCGAATGAAGAGACCAATCTGGCGAATCTTCCCGGTTATGAGGCTGTAAGCTTGGACCTGGTTTCTCTTATTTTAAATGAACGCATCCGGCTTACTCAGTATGCCCATCTGAAAGAAGAGCAGAGGGTAATGCGGATATCTGTAGGTTATTGATAAAATTCGAAAGGTATACGATTTCTTATGAAATCGGAATGGCGACGCTGAATCTCGAAATGCCGTCGCGCGTGCCACGCACGGTATATTCAGCGGATCGAAAAAGATGATCTACACTGAAATGAAACGTTGTATGAGCATCGGTAAAAACCGTTTGGCGGGTTCATGCGAAGTAAAAATTCTAATGAATAAAGGGATTTAAAATGAGTCAGAAAAAAATGAACTATGATACAAAAGATGCCTGTGTTTCGGATGGGATTATAAAAGAAATGTTAAAGGCTGATCAAGCAAGTGATTGGCGCCTGCTCAGTAATGGCTTTGAAATTCCGACACGGTCATATTCTGATCAGCCTTATCTTGTTCAAGCGGATGACGGAGCATTGGTTTGCGTACTGACAACGGGAGAAGGTCATGAAGGGCAGCAGGGACAGCATGTAACGGCATTAAGGAGTACCGATCATGGTCGAACATGGTCATCACCGGTTCCGGTTGAATCTCCTAAAAATCCGGAATCTTCTTATGCTGTTCTGCTTAAAGTCCCATCCGGTCGGATTTACTGTTTTTATAATTATAATGCGGATAATATCCGCGAAATAGAAACAGTCTTTCCCGGAAATCCCGTCACATACCGTGTGGATACGTTAGGGTATCATGTCTTTAAATATTCCGATGATCATGGGAAAAGCTGGTCAGAAAAATATTATAAAATCCCGATTCGGAAGACTGCGATAGACCGGCGGAATGTTCGTGGTGGCGATATTCAATTTATGTGGAATGTTGGAAAACCATTTATACGAAACGGCTCTGCCTATATTTCGATACATAAAGTTGGCGGATTTGGTGACGGATTCATGGTCAGTTCGGAAGGGTGGCTGCTCAGGAGTGAAAATATTTTAACAGAATCAGATCCCGGAAAAATAAACTGGGAAACGCTTCCCGATGGAGAGCAAGGGTTGAAGGCTCCTGACAGTGGAGGTCCCATTGCGGAGGAGCAAAGCTATGTTGTTCTGAGTGATGGGACAATTTATTGTGTGTACCGGACAATTGATGGTTATCCGGCAGAAAGTTACAGTCGGGATGAAGGGCGGACATGGAGCGCCCCGCAGTATAAATGCTACGCCGATGGCAGACGCATGAAAAATCCACGTGCCGCAAATTTTGTATGGAAATGTAAAAACGGTAAATATCTGTATTGGTTCCATAATCATGGCGGCCCTTTTATGTGCAATTCTGAGCCGGGCGCACCGTACGTTGTTCCATATGAAGATCGGAATCCTGTTTGGATTTCTGCAGGAATAGAAAAAGACGGTAATAGTGGAAAGTATATCGAGTGGTCGCAACCGGAAGTTTTATTTTACGACGATGATATTTTCATACGGGTCAGTTATCCTGATATGATTGAAATCAATGGGGATATGTATATTACCGAAACACAGAAAGATTTAGCGCGAATACACCGTGTAGACCGGATTTTTTTAAATAAATTATGGAAACAGTTTGATGGTTTAAAGCTGGATGATACAGATTGTATCCTTTCAGCCACTCAAGGCGGCTGTAAAGTAGATCTCCCCGAGCTCCCAAAATTCTTACAGCGTGATATGCGCAAAGCTGATCGGGGAACGGTGGATTTACGACAAGGATTTACACTTCTGATGGACTTTACAGTTCCTGAAGCCGGTACAGAAGAGATCCTTCTTGACAGTCGGACAGCAGGCGGGCGTGGATTATTGCTGAAATATTCAAATGAGAAAACGATTCAATTGATTATGAGTGATAATCAAACAAAAACATTTAATGATTTAGAAAAGGGAATGTTAATACCCGGCAAAACACACTTTTTAGCAATTATCGTTGATGGCGGTCCGAAAATTGTAAACTTCATTGTTAATGGAAAGTTTTGTGATGGCGGAGTACAGCGGCAATTCGGGTGGAGCCGATTCAGCCCTGATTTACGAGATGTTCAGGGACGATCAGAATTAACAATCCACAAAAATATTAAAAATTTAAAAATTTATAATAGAGCATTAATGGTCTGTGAAACTGTGTGATAAAATCATAAATCGTAAAGCCGGATATTCAAATTTATATGTAGCAATAAGGATAGGGTGTTGCGCCGTCGAGTGCTGTTGGCTTTTATCCGATAGCGGACGCTGCTCCTGCTCGTGAACGACAAATTAAACCTGGTTTTCAGCATGACCGAAAATACGCCCGCTTGGTTTTTAATTTTAATCAGGAGCGTTGGTTGTAATCGGATGACGCTCCGTTCCCTCGATCTCGGAAATAAAAAAGGCCGGAGAAATCCATATTCAGAAATATAAATAAAAATGAATTTTTACTTGTAAGAATAGTTTTTATTCGTATAGTTAATATTAACAAATGCAAGTTTATTTCAAATTTTAAATGCAATGAAAACAATGTAAGGCAGGGTCTCTAGAGAAGAACAGTATACAGAAAATTAAAGGAGGTATTATGAAAAAGGCGGTTAGTATTATTACGGTATCAGTTATCATTGCCGGCGGAACTGGATTTGCAAAAATTATAGCATCAGATTCTTTTTCCTCAGGGAATGTGTCCGGAGATTATACAGATAAAAAACCATTGGGTGATCCGGTAAATGCCCGTGTGCTTGAAGGCGTTACCGGATTCAAGAATAATACATGGGGATTATCAGCCAGCGGCACGATTACTATTCGAAAAGGAAAGGGACTTACACATGATGCGGTTCAAGGGCGGGCCGCAGACGGGTATTTACAAATTATACCTCCAGTTCAAAATGAAGGTGCAGCGATTTCGCGCAAAACACGTCGCGTGCTGTCACCGGCATTAACCGGCCCTGTTTTTTATATGAGCGGATTGATTAATATTGGATCATTACGACATCTCAACATAGGAGAAAAAGTGGCGATGGGAGTTTCCGATGCTGCTCAACTCGGCTGGGACGGAGTAAATGGAATTTTTATCGGCGCCATAAAAGATGATTCGGGAGATGTGTTTTATGCCGTATTTGCAGGGGAAAATACCTATAAATTAGGCGCTGCAGTTACGGCGGAACAGGCGTTTGAAACTCAAATGCTGATTGTGAGATGGGAGGCGGGATCCGCACGGCAAGGTGGTGTGTTAACTGCCTGGGTTGTTGCTCAGAATGATAAGACAGCAACTCAAATTTTAAACATCGAAAATGTGTCTGCCGGACGGATCTCTGATTATAAAAGCGTGATCGTGCAAGTCCATGGCGGATTGAATAAAACATATTCGACGGGAATAAAGATGGATGAATTCCGGCTCGGAAGCGAGTGGAATGATGTGACATCTGCTTCTAAATAAGGGCGGGTAAAATGAATCGAGTAAAATTGATTTCAGTGGCACTTTTTTGTGTTTGTTGCAGTCGCGCCGGGTTTTCCGTACTTCTTGCATCCGAATCGTTTTCATCAGCAGGATATCTTGATGCAGTAAATTTTGGTGCGACAAACCAGTACCGAACCAATACGATTGGAACTGTCGGATTTTCTTCTGCAAACAATGCTAATGCATATTGGATTGGATCTACAGCCAATGTGCAGCCGATTCATGCCGTGAATCTCTCTCATCCCGCTATTTCAGGCAGTGCTATGGCTGGCGGTGCAATTGTCCGTTCTCCGCGGGAAGATTTTGTGCGGCAATCTTCCCGGCGTTTGGCAAGCGAACCAGCCGGTACAACATTTTTTATGAGCGGACTTGTTTCAGTAAACGGGCCGTTAACTAATATGAAGAGCGGCGAGCAGGCATCAATGGGATTATCGGATCAATTTTCAAATACTGCATTTAACAGACGCGGATTCGGTCTGGGATTGTATCGTGATGAAGACAGTGTTTTTTTAGCTGCATTTGCAAATAATTCTGTTTTTAAGTTAGGAGATGCATTAACGGACGCTCAATTATCACAGGCGCATCATATCGTTTTAAAACTTGAAATCGGCGTTGGTGCAACCGATGCATTAACTGCATGGTATGCGGTATCTGGAACATCAGTTCTGATATCTGCCGGAAAATGGGAAAATCTGGATACTGCGGATAACGGCGCTGACATTTGTGTTTTCGGGCTCCAATCTCTTGGTGTGGGAAATACCGATCCGGCGGGAGTTGCATTTGATGAATGGCGGTTCGGTTCGACGATGAAAGATGTCACTGCCGGTGGTTTGTTACGATTGATAATAATTAATAATTAAATAAAAATTATTTTTGATAATATTAACAATAATCATTGACGAATGAGTTTAAATAATGATAGGTTTTCATCAGGATCTAAATACATGGGGTATTTAGAAAGTAAATTCACAAGGAGGAAATATGAAGAAGGGTATATGGGTCATTGTGTTTATATATGCAGCGCTGGCAGGGTATGTTTCAGCATCAATAATTGCATCAGAATCGTTTTTAACGGGTACTTTCGGATATAAGGACGGCATTGCAATTGCGAACACAAACAATGTTAGAAATAATATCCAAGGAAATACGGGATTCTCTTCGGCTAACTTTTGGAGTATTGGTTCTGCGCACTTTAAAACATTTACAAGCGGTTTAAATCATACGTTGCTTCAGGGTACTGCAAGTGATGGAAAGGTTGAAGCGTTAGTGGGTACCGACAATTTGACTCGCGCAATAAACAGACAGTTATCTTCTCCGCTGACCGGAACGGAATTTTTTATGAGCGGATTAGTTTCTGCAAACGGTTCAACGAGTGCAATCCTTACAAACAGTACTGTTGCTATGGGCTTAGGAACGAGTTTAACCAGCGCCAACAACTCTCCGATGCTGGCGACCGGATTTTTTCTGGGAATGACACGTGGAGCAGATGATAAAATCTATTTGTCAGCCTTTGTTAATGGCACTACACACAACTTAAAAGCACTGGAAAGTTCTGAGCTTGGTGGAACTCATATGATTATTCTCGGTCTAGAACTCAATGCATCAGGGAACGATACTTTGACCGCGTGGTATGCAATGGATGGCGCATCAGATATTACGCTGGCTGGATCATGGAGTGATTTCGACATTGACCTCTCCGATCTCGGTTGTTTCGGTTTCGCGTCATTAAGAGACGGTGGGACAGGAACTGGAACAGGGGTTTTATTCGATGAGTGGCGTTTTGGCTCTTCGATACTGGATGTTGTCTCTGTTCCTGAACCGGTAACGATTGGTATGGTTGGAATCGGAGCAATTCTCACAGTTTTTATACGCCGGCATTTTTCTGCTAAGTAAAAATATCTGTCTAGCGGGAAATCGCCTAGATTTCCCGCTATTTCTCAATTTTTTTGATTATCATAGGCTCTATGCCAGTCCTTTATGCGGTCGAAGACAGAACACCACGGCTAAAGCCGTGGTGTTCTGTCTTCGACCGCATAAAAAGTTGGTTTATAAAACCAACGCTACATACCTTTTCCCGTTTGCGAAAATTGCCGCTTCTCTGCCCGATGTTCGTCGGGCCGTTAGCCGCTCCGTCCGTCACGGCTTTCTTTCAAAAAGCCACTCTTCGATTCTCCGCTACATTCCGAATTGCGGTTAGACTAAAAATTAAAATGCTCTAAAAGGATAAACCATGACATCATTATTTGTTGCGCTCATGTTTTTTGCGACCGGAAACGTTCTTTCCGATTATACGGAGATGAAAGAAAAAATTCTTGCGCTCGGTTCTCTGACAAATGCGCCGGCGGTGCAGGATGCCGGAAAAACCTGCGGCGCAATGAAGGCGGTTTTTTTTGATTTGCTGCCGCTGAACGGAAAACCGGTAAAGGTGTTTGCGTGGGTCGGTGTGCCGGACGTTTCCGCAGGCAAAAAAGTTCCTGGCATTGTTCTTCTGCACGGCGGCGGCGGAACTGCATTTAAAGAGTGGGTTGAACTGTGGAATAGTCACGGTTTTGCCGCGATCGCCATCGCCACCGAAGGTCAGACGGATGAACCTAACGAAGAGGATTCGCGGTTGTGGAAGCGGCACGAATGGAGCGGACCGGCAAAAAAACAAACGTATGCCGACATAGATCGACCGCTTGAAGAGCAGTGGATCTATCACGCATCCACCGCAACGATTCTTGCAAACTCGCTGTTGCGTTCGCTGCCGGAGGTTGACGAAACGAATGTCGGTTTAATGGGGATTTCGTGGGGCGGAGTTTTAACAAGCACCGTAATGGGCATTGATTCCCGCTTTGCATTTGCCATTCCGGTGTACGGTTGCGGGCATCTTTTCGACAGCGAAAACAACTTCAGCGCTGCAATGCGCGATAATGAAATGTATAAAAATGTCTGGGATCCGATGGTGCGAATGAATCGCGCGACAATGCCGGCGCTCTGGCTTTCGTGGCCGGAAGATGCGTACTTTTCACCGATCAGTCAGGCGAAAACTTATCGCGCCATGACCGGAAAATATATGGTCTCGTTGATTCCGGGAATGGGTCACAGCCATCCGAAAGGCTGGAATCTGCCGGACAGCTATGTATTTGCAAAAAGCATTGTCGAAACCGGCCGGCCGTGGGGCGGAATGATTTCCGCCGGAGCAAATGGAAACCGTGCCGAAGTTATATTTCATTCCGATATTGCGCCGGAAAACGCACTGCTGGTTTCAACAACGGATGCCGGATTTACCGGTGACCGGAAATGGATTGAAACGCCGGCGGAATTCAAACAGAAAAACGGTAACTGGATTGCGACAGCAATTCTGCCGGAAAATACCACCACCGCGTGGTTCATCAATCTCGTTTGCAACGGATTAACGCTCAGTTCCGAATTTCAAACCGTTGATTAATTTAAAATGCTTTAAAGTACAGCGAGTTCGCTTTCCAGTCCGATCTGAATGTGTGCCTGTATTGCAGCGATCGCTTCTTCGGTGTTTCCGGCGGCAATAACTTGAATCAGACCGGTGTGATTCTGGTGAACCTCTGACGGTACAATCCACGAGCGAACGGCATTCAGCATCATTAAACTCGGATTTATGATCCGCTGCAGCATTTGCAGAAGTAAACGGCTGCCGGTGCATTCTGCAAGCGTAAGATGGAACTCATGGTGCAGGCGCGCAAATTCCGGCGAGGTTTTCTGGTCATGTTCA is part of the Kiritimatiellales bacterium genome and harbors:
- a CDS encoding PEP-CTERM sorting domain-containing protein (PEP-CTERM proteins occur, often in large numbers, in the proteomes of bacteria that also encode an exosortase, a predicted intramembrane cysteine proteinase. The presence of a PEP-CTERM domain at a protein's C-terminus predicts cleavage within the sorting domain, followed by covalent anchoring to some some component of the (usually Gram-negative) cell surface. Many PEP-CTERM proteins exhibit an unusual sequence composition that includes large numbers of potential glycosylation sites. Expression of one such protein has been shown restore the ability of a bacterium to form floc, a type of biofilm.), which encodes MKKGIWVIVFIYAALAGYVSASIIASESFLTGTFGYKDGIAIANTNNVRNNIQGNTGFSSANFWSIGSAHFKTFTSGLNHTLLQGTASDGKVEALVGTDNLTRAINRQLSSPLTGTEFFMSGLVSANGSTSAILTNSTVAMGLGTSLTSANNSPMLATGFFLGMTRGADDKIYLSAFVNGTTHNLKALESSELGGTHMIILGLELNASGNDTLTAWYAMDGASDITLAGSWSDFDIDLSDLGCFGFASLRDGGTGTGTGVLFDEWRFGSSILDVVSVPEPVTIGMVGIGAILTVFIRRHFSAK
- a CDS encoding acetylxylan esterase, whose protein sequence is MTSLFVALMFFATGNVLSDYTEMKEKILALGSLTNAPAVQDAGKTCGAMKAVFFDLLPLNGKPVKVFAWVGVPDVSAGKKVPGIVLLHGGGGTAFKEWVELWNSHGFAAIAIATEGQTDEPNEEDSRLWKRHEWSGPAKKQTYADIDRPLEEQWIYHASTATILANSLLRSLPEVDETNVGLMGISWGGVLTSTVMGIDSRFAFAIPVYGCGHLFDSENNFSAAMRDNEMYKNVWDPMVRMNRATMPALWLSWPEDAYFSPISQAKTYRAMTGKYMVSLIPGMGHSHPKGWNLPDSYVFAKSIVETGRPWGGMISAGANGNRAEVIFHSDIAPENALLVSTTDAGFTGDRKWIETPAEFKQKNGNWIATAILPENTTTAWFINLVCNGLTLSSEFQTVD
- a CDS encoding sialidase family protein, giving the protein MSQKKMNYDTKDACVSDGIIKEMLKADQASDWRLLSNGFEIPTRSYSDQPYLVQADDGALVCVLTTGEGHEGQQGQHVTALRSTDHGRTWSSPVPVESPKNPESSYAVLLKVPSGRIYCFYNYNADNIREIETVFPGNPVTYRVDTLGYHVFKYSDDHGKSWSEKYYKIPIRKTAIDRRNVRGGDIQFMWNVGKPFIRNGSAYISIHKVGGFGDGFMVSSEGWLLRSENILTESDPGKINWETLPDGEQGLKAPDSGGPIAEEQSYVVLSDGTIYCVYRTIDGYPAESYSRDEGRTWSAPQYKCYADGRRMKNPRAANFVWKCKNGKYLYWFHNHGGPFMCNSEPGAPYVVPYEDRNPVWISAGIEKDGNSGKYIEWSQPEVLFYDDDIFIRVSYPDMIEINGDMYITETQKDLARIHRVDRIFLNKLWKQFDGLKLDDTDCILSATQGGCKVDLPELPKFLQRDMRKADRGTVDLRQGFTLLMDFTVPEAGTEEILLDSRTAGGRGLLLKYSNEKTIQLIMSDNQTKTFNDLEKGMLIPGKTHFLAIIVDGGPKIVNFIVNGKFCDGGVQRQFGWSRFSPDLRDVQGRSELTIHKNIKNLKIYNRALMVCETV
- a CDS encoding FCD domain-containing protein, yielding MKNRLFDIAQQLDRLAAEHDQKTSPEFARLHHEFHLTLAECTGSRLLLQMLQRIINPSLMMLNAVRSWIVPSEVHQNHTGLIQVIAAGNTEEAIAAIQAHIQIGLESELAVL